The following nucleotide sequence is from Fibrobacter succinogenes.
TTGCCGTGATTTTCGTGCTCGGGTACATGCAGAAGTTTGCCCCGGGCTTGTACAATAAAATATTTGAATAAAGATTGTAAAAATTGAAGTTTTTTACGTAAAAAACGAAGCAAATGTCCTGTTCTTTACGTAAAATTGTGTATAAAGTAATCTATTTTGGCGCTGAAAGAGGTATTTGGATTGCTTTAAAGGCTGTTTTGGATTGCTAAATTGCGTTTTTCCTTGATTTGGGAATGCTGTTTTTGTCAAAAAACTTGAAATTGTACAGTTTTATTACATACAACGTTAAAAATTTACGTAAGAAAAAAATGAAAACTAAATTTTCTTACGTAATTTTTTGCGTTTTTTGAGTTTTGCCTTTAAAAAGTTCGAAAAATACTTTTGCACAAGACTATGGATAAATGAATGTTGCCTGAAAAATCATAAGTTTTTATATTATTTTTGAATAACATTTTTTTGAAAAATTTATGCTTCGCGTACTGTTTCTTGTTCTGTTGCTTGCAGCTTTTACTTTCGCTCAAGACGAAAGCGTTAGCGATTATGATCGTTGGATGCAAGCGAAGGCGCACCGCGATAGCGTCAGGAACGCGGAACGGATTCAGAAGAATTCAGTCCCGTTCGATTTTTTAGTCGGGATGACTCTGAATGTGGGCTTTAAAGTTATCAATAACGAAACGCAGTTGAACCATTACGAAAAGGTGGAACGGATTGTCTTTTTTGAAGGAGCTTTTTTCCAAGTGGGAGCGTCTGTTCAATGGCCTCTGCTGCAATATCATTTGGCGGTAAGGCTTGGCGTGCTGTTTGAATATGCTCCGCTGTTTTTGTCGGAGCCGCTATACGTTGAAGACGGTAAAGGGGGATACAAGCGTGTTACTGATGGAGGCTTGTCGCAGGGGCGGATTGCGTTCCCGATTCTTTTTGCAGTGAAGCCTCGCTCTAGTTTTGTATCGTTCGAGTTTGGCCCTCAGATTTCCATACCGCTTTTCGATAATCTGGAGTTAGATGGTGCACGCGATAGGGAACTGGACTCGTCTATGGAATTTAGTATGCTTTTGGGCGTGGGTTTCCGCGTCAATGAACGAATCTATTTAGACTTGCTTTTGGATGCCAAGTTCTATCACAAGTATAATGAACGCTTTGCAGATGGTTTGGCCCATTGGTCTTCGGTCGCTATCAAGGCGGGCGTGACGTTTAACCCGTTCTAAATATATCACAAGATTTTTAAATCAGTGGCGGAGCGGTTTGAGTATGTCTTGTGTGTAAATGTTATTTACAATTAGATGGCTTGATTGCGTCGTAGCAGGTTCTATTGCGAAAACTAGATAAAGAATCGGAGTCATCGTATTCAAATTTAGTGGTTATGTTCAACGTATCCGTACGATGGTATTGGTCTGTGTACACTAACTTCCAAGAAATAGTCGTATCTTGGAATGATTTAAGAGTGCCATTGAAAAATTGGAGTCTCTTGTCGTCAAGTTGTTCGGGAAGAGACTTTCTATAGATAAGAGAATAATGTGAACTCATAGTGTACTGATCACGAGAACCTTGAACAGAGCACATCTCTTGATCGGAATCATTCCTATCAATGTATGCATCATACCCTAATATCTCATCTTTTCGATTTTTCCATGAAAATCCCGAAAGACCAATAACCTCAAGATTGTAATTGGATCTAAATTCAAAAATTTGAGAGCACCGCTTGCCGGATAGCTTGGAAAGTGCTTTTGCTACGGCATCTCTATCGAGTTTAGGGATTTCTGCAATTGGAGTGTAGTGGACTAGTGCATTTTTTCCAAAGTTTATATCTATATAAGTTGTATCGTAAATGATTTTTTTGTGACTGGAGCGTTTTTTAAACTTATCCCCAAATATTTCAAGACGAATATCATCCCTTACGCCAAATGAGTAGTTATGCCGTTCGATATGATTGCAGGAAAAAGTCGATTTACCAATCTTACAGTCTGACGTATCCCAAACTGTCGTATCTTTGTTAAAATTAAGAGCTCGATATCGTGTTAAAGGTTTGTGTATTATTTGCTCGAGGATTGTATCATTTAGAGAAATGAGTTCGAGTTTACTTGCCGAGTTATCGGTTTGAATAGCCGAATTTTCGTTAGTAGTGTCAGTAACGTTTGTTTGGCTGATGACTTTGTAGCTAGTGTATGAAAACAAGATTGCAATGCAAACCAGCCCGAAAAACAACAATTTTATTTTCATTCCAATACTCAGCGAATAAAGTGTTGATCCTCAGCCACAAAATACAAAAATGGATATAAGAAAATCGGTCAAGATTGGCGTGACGTTTAACCCGCTTTAGTTATGTATCACGAAAATATAATTTTGTAGATTCCGGCAGCAGCGAAACAGAGCAGGATTCCGGCGTAGATTCCACCGAGCAAGTCGTCCGCCATCACGCCCCAGGCTCCCGGAAATTTTTCAAATCGATGAATGCCGAGCGGTTTCAGGATGTCGAAGAAGCGAAACAGCCCGAATGCAATTGCTAGGAACCATGGATGAAGGACTATTAAATTTGTCGGAAAGAATGCGAGTGCCATGAAAATCCCGCACACTTCGTCAATGACAATCCAGCCGGGATCTTCGGTGCCGGTATCTTTCATCGCTTTTTTCACGAAGGGGATGGCCGCAAAAAAGACAAAAAGGGCGGCAGCAAGAAAGAACAAATTGATTAGAAGTCCACATTCTGTTTCGCCTATATGAAGAGGGACAAACAGTCTTTCCTTTCCGTTGAATAGATGGTCGGCTAGAACTGCCATGGGGTAGGCGACAATTGCTGCGGCTAGGCTTCCCATGGTGCCGGGAGCTTTCGGTGACATCCCCGAGCCGAAAAACGTCACGACGAGTGTGGTGAACCAGTCCGTCTTGCGCCATTCGTGCGGAACGCGCTTCTTGCCATATTTTTCTTTAAGTTCTTGTTTGTTCATGATGAAGTGGTTGGTAAACAGTGGTTAGTGATTAGGGGGAATGGTCGTTAGTCGTTGGTTTTTAGGCTATGGGGTATGGGCTATGGGCTCGTGGGCTATGGGCACGGAGCTAAAGCTCCTATGAGGTCGCTTCGCTTTGAGGTTGCCTTGCTTTGCAAGGCATTGAGCTCTTCTTATTACAATTGCCCATACCCCAGAGGCACAACGTGCCGACCTCACACCTCATCCCCCTTCCTCCGGCGGCCACGGTGCTTCGGCGAGTTCCTTTTCTTTGGCTTCGGCGTCGGCGCGTTTTTCGTGCCAGCGTTCAAGCTGTTCCTTGAATGCGGCGCGGAGGCGTTCCATGCCGATGTTCTCCTTGGCGCTGATTTGGATGGCGTCCGGGTAGTTTTGCAAGAGTTCCGTGCGGCGCGCTTCATCGGCGACTTCGACCTTGTTGAACACGCGGAGGCGAGGCGTGTCCTTGTCGATGATGCTTTCCAGCGTCTTGTGCGTGACTTCCAGATGCTCGCGGTAATCCGGGGCGCTCCCATCGACGACTTCCAGGATGCAGTCCGCGTGGGCGGCCACGCCAAGCGTGCTCTTGAACGTTTCGATCAAGTTGTGGGGGAGCTTGCGGATGAATCCGACGGTATCGGAGAGGATGATGTTTTCGCCATCGAGGTATAGCTTTCGCGTGGTGCTGTCCAGCGTTGCAAAGAGTTTGTCTTCAACATACACATCGGCGCCTGTCAAGCGGTTCGTAAGTGTGGACTTGCCGGCGTTCGTGTAACCGACGATGCCCACTTGGAAAATGTCTGTGCGTTTGTCGGCTTGCTGCTCGCGGGCATCTTCGATTTTCTCCAGCTTTTTCTTGAGTTCCTGGATGCGCTTGCGGATCATGCGGCGGTCCGTTTCGAGCTGTGTTTCGCCCGGCCCCTTGGTGCCGATGCCGCCATTGTGCTGGCGGCAAAGGTGCGTCCACGCACCGGTGAGACGCGGCATCATGTATTGCAATTGCGCCACTTCCACCATCAAGCGGCTTTCGGCGGTCACGGCGTGCTTCGCGAATATGTCGAGGATAAGCCCCGTGCGGTCGAGAACCTTGATTCCCGGCATTCGTTCTTCGAGATTGC
It contains:
- the hflX gene encoding GTPase HflX — protein: MEEPRKKGINPVENKKEQERCILVGIATPKIRSWLAGEQLAELGRLAETAGAFVTRSFLQRVQNFSPATLIGEGKVNEVKRALEEDNAKMVVFDDDLSGSQVRNLEERMPGIKVLDRTGLILDIFAKHAVTAESRLMVEVAQLQYMMPRLTGAWTHLCRQHNGGIGTKGPGETQLETDRRMIRKRIQELKKKLEKIEDAREQQADKRTDIFQVGIVGYTNAGKSTLTNRLTGADVYVEDKLFATLDSTTRKLYLDGENIILSDTVGFIRKLPHNLIETFKSTLGVAAHADCILEVVDGSAPDYREHLEVTHKTLESIIDKDTPRLRVFNKVEVADEARRTELLQNYPDAIQISAKENIGMERLRAAFKEQLERWHEKRADAEAKEKELAEAPWPPEEGG
- a CDS encoding phosphatidylglycerophosphatase A; its protein translation is MNKQELKEKYGKKRVPHEWRKTDWFTTLVVTFFGSGMSPKAPGTMGSLAAAIVAYPMAVLADHLFNGKERLFVPLHIGETECGLLINLFFLAAALFVFFAAIPFVKKAMKDTGTEDPGWIVIDEVCGIFMALAFFPTNLIVLHPWFLAIAFGLFRFFDILKPLGIHRFEKFPGAWGVMADDLLGGIYAGILLCFAAAGIYKIIFS